In Candidatus Methylomirabilis tolerans, the genomic stretch TCTTGCGAGTGTCCTCTCAGCGGGCGAACGCGAGGTTAACGGTCGCGGGCCACGACAACCAACATCGCACCGGCGGAATACGACGTCCGGTTGAACGTCGGGTTAGGTCGCCGTGAGCCGTACTTTACCAACATTGCCGAGTTGTAGACGCCGCTTCGCTTGCCAAAGATCATGGTTGTTCTGCATAGCGAGCCAGCTCTCAGGAGAACGGCCGAGAGCCTTGGAGAGACGCAGCGCCATTTCCGGACTGACACGGCTGGAGCCCACCAGAATACGATGCAATGTCGAAGCCGCCACACCGAGCTTGGCAGCCAGCTCTCGGCCGC encodes the following:
- a CDS encoding HigA family addiction module antidote protein; translated protein: MAMHNPPHPGEFITQVYLEPNHLSGRELAAKLGVAASTLHRILVGSSRVSPEMALRLSKALGRSPESWLAMQNNHDLWQAKRRLQLGNVGKVRLTAT